A genomic segment from Mastomys coucha isolate ucsf_1 unplaced genomic scaffold, UCSF_Mcou_1 pScaffold7, whole genome shotgun sequence encodes:
- the Hfe gene encoding hereditary hemochromatosis protein isoform X1 produces MSLSAGLPVRLLPLLLLLLLLLWSVAPQTRQPRSHSLRYLFMGASEPDLGLPLFEAMGYVDDQLFVFYNHESRRAEPRAPWILGQTSSQLWLHLSQSLKGWDYMFIVDFWTIMGNYNHSKVTKLGVVPESHILQVILGCEVHEDNSTSGFWRYGYDGQDHLEFCPKTLSWSAAEPGAWATKVEWEEHKIRAKQNKDYLEKDCPEQLKQFLELGRGILRQQVPTLVKVTRHWASTGTSLRCQALNFFPQNITMRWLKDNQPLDAKDVNPETVLPNGDETYQGWLTLAVAPGEETRFTCQVEHPGMDQPLIASWEPVPLLSRAMIIGIISGTTVCVIFFVGILFLILRKRKASGGTMGDYVLTDCE; encoded by the exons ATGAGCCTATCAGCTGGGCTCCCTGTGAGGCtcctgccgctgctgctgctgctgctactgctgctgtggTCTGTGGCCCCGCAGACGCGGCAGCCGC GTTCACATTCTCTACGATACCTCTTCATGGGTGCCTCAGAGCCAGACCTTGGGCTGCCTTTGTTTGAGGCTATGGGCTATGTGGATGACCAGCTCTTTGTGTTCTACAATCATGAGAGTCGCCGTGCTGAGCCCAGGGCCCCGTGGATCTTGGGGCAGACCTCAAGCCAGCTGTGGCTTCATCTGAGTCAGAGCCTGAAAGGGTGGGATTACATGTTCATAGTGGACTTCTGGACCATCATGGGCAACTATAATCACAGTAAGG tcaCGAAGTTGGGAGTGGTGCCCGAGTCCCACATCCTGCAGGTGATCCTAGGCTGTGAGGTGCATGAAGACAACAGCACCAGTGGCTTCTGGAGGTATGGCTATGATGGGCAAGATCACCTTGAATTCTGCCCCAAGACACTGAGCTGGAGCGCAGCCGAGCCAGGGGCCTGGGCCACCAAGGTGGAATGGGAAGAGCACAAGATCCGTGCCAAGCAGAACAAGGACTACCTGGAGAAGGACTGCCCCGAGCAGCTAAAACAGTTCctggagctggggagagggaTTCTGAGACAGCAAG TGCCTACGTTGGTGAAAGTGACTCGCCACTGGGCCTCTACAGGGACCTCTCTAAGGTGTCAGGCTCTGAACTTCTTCCCCCAGAACATCACCATGAGGTGGTTGAAAGACAACCAGCCACTGGATGCCAAGGATGTCAACCCTGAGACTGTGCTGCCTAACGGGGATGAAACCTATCAGGGCTGGCTGACCTTGGCCGTGGCCCCTGGAGAGGAGACAAGGTTCACCTGTCAAGTGGAGCACCCAGGCATGGATCAGCCTCTCATTGCCTCTTGGG AACCCGTGCCCTTGCTGTCTCGGGCCATGATTATTGGGATCATCAGTGGGACCACCGTCTGTGTCATCTTCTTTGTTGGAATTCTGTTCCTAATCTTAAGGAAAAGGAAGGCTTCAG GAGGAACCATGGGTGACTATGTCTTAACTGACTGTGAGTGA
- the Hfe gene encoding hereditary hemochromatosis protein isoform X2: MSLSAGLPVRLLPLLLLLLLLLWSVAPQTRQPRSHSLRYLFMGASEPDLGLPLFEAMGYVDDQLFVFYNHESRRAEPRAPWILGQTSSQLWLHLSQSLKGWDYMFIVDFWTIMGNYNHSKVTKLGVVPESHILQVILGCEVHEDNSTSGFWRYGYDGQDHLEFCPKTLSWSAAEPGAWATKVEWEEHKIRAKQNKDYLEKDCPEQLKQFLELGRGILRQQVPTLVKVTRHWASTGTSLRCQALNFFPQNITMRWLKDNQPLDAKDVNPETVLPNGDETYQGWLTLAVAPGEETRFTCQVEHPEPVPLLSRAMIIGIISGTTVCVIFFVGILFLILRKRKASGGTMGDYVLTDCE, from the exons ATGAGCCTATCAGCTGGGCTCCCTGTGAGGCtcctgccgctgctgctgctgctgctactgctgctgtggTCTGTGGCCCCGCAGACGCGGCAGCCGC GTTCACATTCTCTACGATACCTCTTCATGGGTGCCTCAGAGCCAGACCTTGGGCTGCCTTTGTTTGAGGCTATGGGCTATGTGGATGACCAGCTCTTTGTGTTCTACAATCATGAGAGTCGCCGTGCTGAGCCCAGGGCCCCGTGGATCTTGGGGCAGACCTCAAGCCAGCTGTGGCTTCATCTGAGTCAGAGCCTGAAAGGGTGGGATTACATGTTCATAGTGGACTTCTGGACCATCATGGGCAACTATAATCACAGTAAGG tcaCGAAGTTGGGAGTGGTGCCCGAGTCCCACATCCTGCAGGTGATCCTAGGCTGTGAGGTGCATGAAGACAACAGCACCAGTGGCTTCTGGAGGTATGGCTATGATGGGCAAGATCACCTTGAATTCTGCCCCAAGACACTGAGCTGGAGCGCAGCCGAGCCAGGGGCCTGGGCCACCAAGGTGGAATGGGAAGAGCACAAGATCCGTGCCAAGCAGAACAAGGACTACCTGGAGAAGGACTGCCCCGAGCAGCTAAAACAGTTCctggagctggggagagggaTTCTGAGACAGCAAG TGCCTACGTTGGTGAAAGTGACTCGCCACTGGGCCTCTACAGGGACCTCTCTAAGGTGTCAGGCTCTGAACTTCTTCCCCCAGAACATCACCATGAGGTGGTTGAAAGACAACCAGCCACTGGATGCCAAGGATGTCAACCCTGAGACTGTGCTGCCTAACGGGGATGAAACCTATCAGGGCTGGCTGACCTTGGCCGTGGCCCCTGGAGAGGAGACAAGGTTCACCTGTCAAGTGGAGCACCCAG AACCCGTGCCCTTGCTGTCTCGGGCCATGATTATTGGGATCATCAGTGGGACCACCGTCTGTGTCATCTTCTTTGTTGGAATTCTGTTCCTAATCTTAAGGAAAAGGAAGGCTTCAG GAGGAACCATGGGTGACTATGTCTTAACTGACTGTGAGTGA
- the H1-2 gene encoding histone H1.2, with protein MSETAPAAPAAAPPAEKAPAKKKAAKKSGGVRRKASGPPVSELITKAVGASKERNGVSLAALKKALAAVGYDVEKNNSRIKLGLKSLVSKGTLVQTKGTGASGSFKLNKKAASGEAKPKAKKAGAAKAKKPAGAAKKPKKATGAATPKKAAKKTPKKAKKPAGAAVTKKVAKTPKKAKVTKAKKVKSASKAVKPKPAKPKVAKAKKVAAKKK; from the coding sequence ATGTCGGAGACTGCTCCTGCTGCCCCCGCCGCCGCGCCCCCCGCGGAGAAGGCGCCTGCGAAGAAGAAGGCTGCCAAGAAGTCCGGTGGGGTGCGCCGCAAGGCGTCCGGACCCCCGGTGTCCGAGCTCATCACCAAGGCTGTGGGCGCCTCTAAGGAGCGCAACGGCGTGTCCCTGGCCGCGCTCAAGAAGGCGCTGGCGGCCGTCGGCTACGATGTGGAGAAGAACAACAGCCGCATCAAGCTCGGGCTGAAGAGCCTGGTGAGCAAAGGTACCCTGGTGCAGACCAAGGGCACCGGCGCCTCCGGCTCCTTCAAACTCAACAAGAAGGCGGCTTCCGGCGAGGCCAAGCCCAAGGCTAAGAAGGCTGGCGCCGCCAAGGCGAAGAAGCCTGCGGGCGCAGCCAAGAAGCCCAAGAAGGCCACTGGTGCCGCCACACCCAAAAAGGCGGCCAAGAAGACCCCGAAGAAGGCGAAGAAGCCCGCGGGGGCTGCTGTGACCAAGAAAGTGGCCAAGACCCCAAAGAAAGCGAAGGTCACCAAGGCCAAGAAGGTCAAGAGCGCTTCTAAGGCCGTGAAGCCGAAGCCTGCCAAGCCCAAGGTTGCCAAGGCCAAGAAGGTTGCAGCCAAGAAGAAGTAG